The following proteins are encoded in a genomic region of Athene noctua unplaced genomic scaffold, bAthNoc1.hap1.1 HAP1_HAP1_scaffold_36, whole genome shotgun sequence:
- the LOC141974261 gene encoding olfactory receptor 14A16-like, translating to MSNGSSITEFLLLAFADRRELQLLHFWLFLGISLAALLGNGLIITAIACDHRLHTPMYFFLLNLSLLDLGSISTTLPKAMANSLWHNRHISYLGCAAQTFFFFFFATAEFSLLTVMSYDRYVAICKPLHYGTLLGSRACVHMAAAAWGTGFLNSLLHTANTFSLPLCQGNAVDQFFCEIPQILKLSCSHSYLREVGLIMVSACLAFGCFVFIVVSYVQIFRAVLRIPSEQGRHKAFSTCLPHLAVVSVLISTALFAYLKPPSISSPSLDLVVSFLYSVVPPAVNPLIYSMRNQEIKDSMRNLITRCYAEAMNCLSSSY from the coding sequence tccaacggcagctccatcaccgagttcctcctcctggcattcgcagacagacgggagctgcagctcctgcacttctggctcttcctgggcatctccctggctgccctcctgggcaacggcctcatcatcaccgccatcgcctgtgaccaccgcctgcacacccccatgtacttcttcctcctcaacctctccctcctcgacctgggctccatctccaccactctccccaaagccatggccaactccctctggcacaacaggcacatctcctacttggggtgtgctgcacagaccttttttttctttttctttgctacagcagagttttctctcctcaccgtcatgtcctacgaccgctacgttgccatctgcaaacccctgcactacgggaccctcctgggcagcagagcttgtgtccacatggcagcagctgcctggggcactgggttcctcaattctctcctgcacacggccaacacattttcactgccactgtgCCAGGGCAATGCtgtggaccagttcttctgtgaaatcccccagatcctcaagctctcctgctcacactcctacctcagggaagttgggcttatcatggtcagtgcctgtttggcttttgggtgttttgtgttcattgtggtgtcctatgtgcagatcttcagggccgtgctgaggatcccctctgagcagggacggcacaaagccttttccacgtgcctccctcacctggccgtggtctccgtGTTAATCAGCACGGCTCtatttgcctacctgaagccgccctccatctcctccccatccctggacctggtggtgtcatttctgtactcggtggtgcctccagcagtgaaccccctcatctacagcatgaggaaccaggagataaaggATTCCATGAGGAATCTGATAACTAGATGTTATGCTGAAGCAATGAACTGCTTATCTTCTTCatattaa